The Cyprinus carpio isolate SPL01 chromosome A9, ASM1834038v1, whole genome shotgun sequence genome window below encodes:
- the LOC109095823 gene encoding 5-hydroxytryptamine receptor 2A-like isoform X2, with protein MWIYLDVLFSTASIMHLCAISLDRYVAIRNPIRHNRSNSRSRARAKITAVWTISAGISMPIPVLGLRDHTKVFKDGSCLLTDNSFVLIGSFVAFFVPLTIMVVTYFLTISALQSEATLCLDQLVPRPKWSAGFTLNFLPGPSFSPSEKKLFLRRSLSREAGAESGVVTPPFGRHTVQSISNEQKASKVLGIVFFLFVVMWCPFFITNVLAVVCEPAACDGDVMNRLLNVFVWVGYLSSAVNPLVYTLFNKTYRSAFTRYIRCQFHEEKKPLQLILVNTIPPLAYQSTHMPLTGSIGNGDFSLPLPNKKHHLSKSSKNESVSCL; from the exons ATGTGGATCTATTTGGATGTTCTCTTTTCCACCGCCTCCATCATGCATCTGTGCGCTATCTCCCTGGACCGTTATGTGGCCATCCGTAACCCCATCCGACACAATCGGTCAAACTCACGCTCCCGTGCCCGGGCCAAGATCACGGCCGTCTGGACCATCTCAGCAG GCATCTCCATGCCAATCCCAGTGCTGGGTCTGCGTGATCACACCAAAGTTTTCAAGGATGGCAGCTGCCTATTGACTGACAACTCTTTTGTGTTGATTGGGTCCTTTGTGGCCTTCTTTGTGCCATTGACCATTATGGTGGTGACCTACTTCCTGACTATCAGCGCTCTGCAGAGTGAGGCCACACTCTGCCTTGACCAACTGGTGCCCAGGCCCAAATGGAGCGCAGGATTCACTCTCAACTTCCTTCCTGGACCCTCATTCTCACCCTCAGAGAAAAAACTGTTCTTGCGCCGCTCGTTGAGCCGCGAGGCGGGGGCAGAATCAGGGGTTGTGACGCCACCTTTCGGACGGCATACAGTGCAGTCCATCAGCAATGAGCAAAAAGCCTCCAAAGTTCTGGGCATTGTCTTCTTCCTGTTCGTGGTCATGTGGTGTCCATTTTTCATCACCAACGTTTTAGCGGTAGTTTGCGAGCCAGCAGCATGTGACGGCGATGTGATGAACAGACtgttgaatgtgtttgtgtgggtcGGTTACCTTTCCTCTGCTGTTAACCCGCTGGTTTACACTCTCTTCAACAAGACTTACCGCTCTGCCTTCACTAGATACATCCGATGCCAGTTTCATGAGGAGAAGAAACCATTACAACTAATTCTGGTCAACACCATTCCACCACTGGCCTATCAGTCCACACACATGCCGCTCACTGGATCAATAGGCAATGGGGATTTCTCTCTGCCCCTTCCCAATAAAAAACACCATCTGTCCAAAAGCAGCAAAAATGAGAGTGTCAGCTGCTTGTGA